A stretch of Vibrio maritimus DNA encodes these proteins:
- a CDS encoding YihD family protein, whose protein sequence is MKCHRVNELIELIHPEWQKDSDLNLLEFLVKLANEAGYDGKLEELTDDVLIYHLKMRNSKKDEMIPGLAKDQEDDFKTALLKARGIIK, encoded by the coding sequence ATGAAGTGTCACCGCGTCAACGAACTAATCGAGCTCATTCACCCTGAATGGCAAAAAGATTCTGATCTTAACTTGTTGGAATTCCTAGTGAAGCTTGCTAATGAAGCGGGCTATGATGGCAAACTGGAAGAATTGACCGACGATGTACTCATCTATCACCTAAAGATGCGTAACAGTAAAAAAGACGAAATGATCCCAGGCCTTGCCAAAGACCAAGAGGATGATTTCAAGACAGCTTTGCTCAAGGCTCGCGGCATCATCAAATAA
- a CDS encoding acyltransferase, whose protein sequence is MLGYLIFVMSSSLVILNTAFCSIPILGFGLIKLVLPFKPIQALCTSLANKFMWLWATINHGILHLVNPKLEWEIEGIESLKKDGWYLMISNHLSWTDIVVLCSVFKDRIPMPKFFLKQQLLYVPFVGMACWALNMPFMKRYSREYLIKHPEKRGQDLETTRRSCAKFKDTPTTVVNYVEGTRFTPEKQKRSKAGFEHLLQPKSGGIAYTLAAMGEQFDSIIDVTLAYPENRVEPFKAALMGNMTKIVVKVRTLPVDENVRGDYFNDKPYKRRFQQWLGEVWQEKDEALKEVHRK, encoded by the coding sequence ATGCTTGGATACCTAATTTTTGTAATGAGTTCGTCGCTCGTCATTCTCAACACGGCATTTTGCTCTATCCCAATTTTGGGTTTTGGGCTGATCAAATTGGTGTTGCCGTTTAAGCCTATTCAGGCACTGTGTACCTCGCTGGCAAACAAGTTTATGTGGCTATGGGCAACCATAAACCACGGCATACTGCATTTGGTGAATCCAAAGCTCGAATGGGAAATTGAAGGAATAGAATCGCTGAAAAAAGATGGCTGGTATCTGATGATCAGCAATCACCTTAGCTGGACTGATATTGTCGTGCTGTGTAGCGTGTTTAAAGACCGTATTCCAATGCCAAAGTTTTTCCTTAAACAGCAGCTGCTGTATGTGCCATTCGTAGGGATGGCGTGTTGGGCGCTGAATATGCCCTTTATGAAGCGCTATTCTCGCGAGTATTTGATTAAGCACCCAGAGAAGCGTGGTCAAGATTTGGAAACTACCCGCCGCTCATGCGCCAAGTTTAAGGATACCCCGACGACGGTCGTGAACTATGTCGAAGGGACGCGCTTTACACCAGAGAAGCAAAAACGCAGCAAAGCTGGCTTCGAGCACTTACTGCAGCCTAAATCGGGTGGCATAGCTTACACACTGGCCGCGATGGGCGAACAGTTTGATAGCATTATCGATGTGACACTCGCCTACCCAGAAAACCGTGTTGAGCCCTTTAAGGCCGCGTTGATGGGGAACATGACCAAGATCGTGGTTAAGGTGCGAACCTTACCCGTCGACGAGAATGTCCGCGGCGATTACTTTAATGACAAGCCATACAAACGTCGCTTCCAGCAATGGCTGGGAGAGGTCTGGCAAGAGAAAGATGAAGCGCTGAAAGAGGTTCATCGTAAATAA
- the trkA gene encoding Trk system potassium transporter TrkA produces the protein MKIIILGAGQVGGTLAENLVGENNDITIVDRDSDRLRELQDKYDLRVVNGYACHPDVLREAGAQDADMLVAVTNMDETNMAACQVAFSLFNTPNRVARIRSREYLIEKESLFNSGAIPVDHLIAPEELVTSYIERLIQYPGALQVVSFADERVSLVAVKAYYGGPLVGNALSTLREHMPHIDTRVAAIFRQGRPIRPQGTTIIEADDEVFFVAASNHIRSVMSELQRLEKPYRRIMIVGGGNIGASLAKRLEQTYSVKLIERSYQRAEKLSEELENTIVFCGDAADQELLAEENIDQVDVFIALTNEDETNIMSAMLAKKMGAKKVMVLIQRGAYVDLVQGGTIDVAISPQQATISALLTHVRRADIVNVSSLRRGAAEAIEAVAHGDETTSKVVGKAIGDIKLPPGTTIGAIVRGEEVLIAHDRTIIEQDDHVVMFLVDKKYVPDVEALFQPSAFFL, from the coding sequence ATGAAAATCATCATTCTTGGAGCTGGTCAAGTTGGTGGCACCCTAGCGGAGAACCTCGTTGGTGAAAACAACGATATTACTATCGTCGACCGCGACAGCGACCGCCTAAGAGAGCTGCAAGATAAGTATGATTTGCGCGTGGTGAATGGTTACGCCTGTCACCCAGACGTTTTAAGAGAGGCCGGCGCACAAGATGCTGACATGTTGGTCGCGGTGACCAACATGGACGAAACCAACATGGCAGCCTGTCAGGTCGCGTTCTCGCTCTTCAATACACCAAACCGCGTGGCACGTATTCGTTCTCGTGAGTACCTGATCGAAAAAGAGAGCCTGTTTAACTCAGGTGCTATCCCTGTTGACCACCTTATCGCACCAGAAGAACTCGTTACCAGCTACATCGAACGACTGATCCAATACCCAGGCGCATTGCAAGTGGTCAGCTTTGCCGACGAGCGAGTTAGTCTGGTCGCGGTTAAAGCCTACTACGGCGGCCCGTTGGTTGGTAATGCGCTGTCTACATTGCGTGAGCACATGCCACACATTGACACCCGCGTAGCGGCAATATTCCGTCAAGGGCGACCAATCCGTCCTCAGGGTACCACCATCATTGAAGCCGATGACGAAGTATTCTTTGTCGCGGCAAGCAACCACATTCGCTCGGTCATGAGTGAGCTACAGCGTCTGGAAAAGCCGTATCGCCGTATCATGATTGTGGGTGGTGGTAATATCGGTGCCAGCCTCGCTAAACGTCTGGAGCAAACCTACAGCGTTAAACTGATTGAACGCAGCTATCAGCGCGCTGAAAAACTCTCTGAAGAACTAGAAAACACCATCGTATTCTGCGGTGATGCCGCTGACCAAGAGCTGCTTGCCGAAGAAAACATCGATCAAGTTGATGTGTTTATTGCCCTCACCAACGAAGATGAAACCAACATCATGTCAGCCATGCTGGCAAAGAAAATGGGCGCTAAGAAGGTAATGGTACTGATCCAGCGTGGCGCCTACGTGGACTTGGTGCAAGGCGGTACCATCGATGTGGCGATTTCACCGCAACAAGCTACGATTTCGGCGCTACTGACACACGTTCGCCGCGCTGACATCGTTAACGTTTCGTCACTCCGTCGCGGCGCTGCCGAGGCCATCGAAGCCGTTGCACATGGTGACGAAACCACCTCCAAAGTAGTTGGCAAAGCTATCGGCGATATCAAGCTACCACCCGGTACCACCATTGGCGCCATTGTGCGCGGTGAAGAGGTATTGATTGCCCATGACCGAACCATTATCGAACAGGACGACCACGTAGTGATGTTCTTGGTTGATAAGAAATACGTGCCTGACGTTGAGGCATTGTTCCAGCCGAGTGCGTTCTTCTTGTAA
- a CDS encoding DUF2860 family protein has protein sequence MTISKPLLSATLLVVFSHSVSAALAPESGFSGEISISSAQVGDKSNLVASLDPKISASQEAYDDFWMPLGMVKYTYGAQRDKEWFVGTSRDDIAVGTFVLEGGYRQQLQDGSIWSASYLPTVIGEPIWKNPYVGADQLEETEARGEAYRLQIENIAGSLFTLDMAYGNREVTDESSAANLTNNLSSQYDRNSDMYYVKGSYTLSMSNAWTLFPSLIYLLDDAKGEALNNQGVGSELTALFVHKKHSIAATMSYMNHEYRGNNAIFEQSGRIDDKYSAFLAYEYLSLGNIDSLSLISLSGYNATDSSIAFYDSADWITSIGMNFAF, from the coding sequence ATGACGATAAGCAAGCCTCTTCTCAGCGCCACTCTGCTGGTAGTGTTCTCCCATTCAGTATCGGCGGCTCTTGCACCCGAGAGCGGGTTTAGCGGAGAGATATCCATCAGTAGTGCGCAGGTTGGTGATAAGTCGAATCTTGTCGCAAGCTTAGATCCAAAAATCAGCGCCTCGCAAGAAGCCTATGATGATTTTTGGATGCCACTTGGCATGGTGAAATACACCTATGGTGCTCAGCGTGACAAAGAGTGGTTTGTCGGTACATCTCGAGACGACATCGCAGTAGGTACCTTTGTGCTCGAAGGTGGCTATCGCCAGCAATTGCAAGACGGCTCCATTTGGAGTGCCTCTTATCTCCCTACCGTGATTGGTGAGCCCATCTGGAAAAACCCTTACGTCGGTGCCGATCAGCTCGAAGAAACCGAAGCAAGGGGCGAAGCCTATCGCCTACAGATAGAGAATATTGCGGGCTCATTATTTACCCTTGATATGGCTTACGGCAACCGCGAGGTAACCGACGAAAGCTCCGCCGCCAACCTAACAAACAACCTGTCGAGTCAATACGACCGTAACAGTGACATGTACTACGTCAAAGGCTCTTACACCCTATCAATGAGCAACGCTTGGACGCTGTTTCCCTCGCTGATTTACCTCCTCGATGACGCCAAAGGCGAAGCGCTTAACAACCAAGGTGTGGGCAGCGAACTTACTGCTTTGTTTGTTCATAAAAAACATAGCATCGCTGCAACCATGAGCTACATGAATCACGAATATCGTGGTAACAACGCAATATTCGAGCAGTCTGGTCGTATCGACGACAAGTACAGTGCGTTTCTTGCCTATGAATACCTGTCGCTAGGAAACATCGACTCACTGTCGCTGATCTCACTATCTGGCTACAACGCGACAGATTCCTCAATCGCCTTCTATGACTCCGCAGACTGGATCACCTCTATCGGTATGAACTTCGCGTTTTAA
- a CDS encoding sporulation protein, translated as MSFFKKTLASFGIGAAKVDSVLHQEFLHPGETAKVTIHVYGGKTAQTVDNIKLKLCCRYIDEVAQNQNDNSNHHGVPKKKVSKTYELQSWTLPYAFTIEPGETRDFDVELDVPWNTPVTIGDSRVWLETGLDIAMAADPQDKDMLTVRPDPLIDGIFVALEDQGLRIRQVECEAAKGFAMPFVQEFEFVPTTGPYHGRWRELEIIAYRSEDELKLWFEIDRNKEGVKGMLSSLIGLGQLKRELTLPSSLSGEEAGQQVLDYLEQTT; from the coding sequence ATGTCTTTTTTCAAAAAAACCTTAGCAAGTTTTGGGATAGGGGCGGCCAAAGTTGACTCTGTCCTGCATCAAGAGTTTCTCCACCCGGGGGAAACGGCAAAAGTGACCATTCATGTGTATGGTGGTAAAACGGCGCAAACAGTTGATAACATCAAGCTAAAACTGTGTTGTCGCTATATTGATGAAGTGGCTCAAAACCAAAACGACAACAGTAACCACCATGGCGTCCCCAAAAAGAAAGTTTCCAAGACCTACGAGTTGCAATCGTGGACGCTTCCATACGCCTTTACCATCGAGCCCGGGGAAACCCGTGACTTTGATGTCGAGCTAGATGTGCCTTGGAACACGCCCGTGACGATTGGTGATTCTCGAGTCTGGTTGGAAACCGGTTTGGATATCGCAATGGCGGCGGACCCTCAAGACAAAGACATGCTGACCGTTCGCCCCGATCCTTTGATTGATGGCATCTTCGTCGCACTTGAAGATCAAGGGCTGCGCATTCGTCAGGTCGAATGCGAGGCAGCTAAGGGCTTTGCGATGCCCTTTGTTCAAGAGTTTGAGTTTGTGCCAACCACAGGGCCTTATCACGGACGTTGGCGTGAGCTCGAGATCATCGCCTATCGAAGCGAAGATGAGCTCAAGCTGTGGTTTGAGATTGACCGCAACAAAGAGGGAGTGAAAGGTATGCTCTCTAGCTTGATTGGTCTAGGTCAACTGAAACGAGAATTGACATTGCCAAGTTCCCTGTCAGGTGAAGAGGCTGGACAACAAGTCCTCGATTATCTAGAGCAAACCACCTAA
- the trhA gene encoding PAQR family membrane homeostasis protein TrhA: MSTITSNYSLREEWANSVTHGIGVILSIIGLIMLLQRSLAAGADVMTITSMSLYGGSMITLFLASTLYHSIPNPSSKRWLKTFDHCAIFLLIAGSYTPFMLVSLRTPLAVGLMIVIWALAVIGIIMKLFFVYRYKRASLITYLVMGWLSLIVIYQLAKHLDPSGLILLAAGGAIYTLGVVFYANKRIPYNHAIWHLFVLGGAACHFFAVYRYVEPV, from the coding sequence ATGTCGACGATCACTTCTAATTACAGTCTACGTGAAGAGTGGGCAAACAGTGTTACCCACGGCATTGGCGTTATCCTCTCTATTATCGGATTGATAATGCTGCTGCAGCGATCGCTGGCAGCGGGTGCCGACGTCATGACCATTACCAGCATGAGTTTATATGGTGGTAGCATGATTACCTTATTTCTCGCCTCAACGCTGTATCACTCCATCCCAAACCCTAGCAGTAAGCGCTGGCTCAAGACCTTTGATCATTGCGCCATTTTCTTGCTTATCGCCGGCAGCTACACCCCATTTATGCTTGTCAGCTTGAGAACCCCACTCGCGGTGGGATTGATGATCGTGATTTGGGCGTTGGCCGTGATAGGCATCATAATGAAGCTGTTCTTCGTGTATCGATATAAGCGCGCATCATTGATTACTTATTTGGTGATGGGATGGCTGTCGCTGATCGTGATTTACCAGCTTGCCAAACATCTCGACCCATCCGGTTTGATTCTTCTGGCTGCTGGTGGCGCGATTTACACGCTCGGTGTGGTGTTCTACGCCAATAAGCGCATTCCTTACAATCATGCTATTTGGCATCTGTTTGTTCTCGGTGGCGCAGCGTGTCACTTCTTCGCCGTGTATCGGTATGTAGAGCCTGTTTAG
- a CDS encoding DUF2860 family protein has translation MKRAWSVLAVSLSVVSHGAVAKLGESNGFSGEIAINAAYASKTSNLTNTDDEFRTYNGGQQENSSALVLPLGNVQYTWGSRSNHQVFLGTSRADVAVGTLALETGYRYQFQGGTKWSLAVLPTILEGEVWQDPYLLNTARNTTDEKGTAYRMQIDNIAGSLFSLDLAYGERRLDSELSGSGAGLTAEEMATLDRNADIFYGKFKMMLPINRGVLLFPALIYTQQDANGSAMKSNTYGAEVSSFISAGNHQFAFTVTYLNRQYDGANPVFDDVTRKDDEWKAFLAYEYPGIFYSDNLSLVAFGGINNSTSNIEFYDSKDWITSVGLNWEF, from the coding sequence ATGAAAAGGGCATGGAGTGTCTTAGCAGTGTCACTGAGTGTTGTCTCTCATGGTGCAGTGGCTAAATTAGGAGAAAGTAATGGCTTTAGTGGCGAGATAGCAATAAACGCCGCTTACGCCAGTAAAACGTCAAATCTCACCAATACCGATGATGAGTTCCGTACCTACAATGGGGGACAGCAAGAAAATAGCAGCGCGCTCGTTCTGCCTCTAGGTAACGTTCAATACACGTGGGGCTCACGCTCCAACCATCAAGTTTTCTTAGGTACCTCTCGAGCAGACGTAGCAGTAGGTACTCTTGCGCTAGAAACAGGCTATCGCTATCAGTTTCAAGGTGGCACCAAGTGGAGTCTAGCAGTACTCCCAACCATTCTTGAAGGCGAAGTTTGGCAAGACCCATACCTCCTCAATACCGCGCGAAACACCACGGATGAGAAAGGTACCGCCTACCGTATGCAAATCGATAATATCGCTGGTTCCCTATTTAGCCTCGATCTTGCTTACGGTGAACGTAGACTGGATTCAGAACTATCCGGATCGGGAGCGGGCTTAACCGCCGAAGAAATGGCAACGCTGGACCGAAATGCCGATATCTTCTACGGCAAGTTCAAGATGATGCTACCGATCAACCGAGGCGTTCTGTTGTTCCCAGCACTGATCTACACCCAGCAAGATGCCAATGGCAGCGCGATGAAGAGCAATACCTATGGTGCTGAAGTGTCTTCCTTCATCTCGGCAGGAAATCACCAATTTGCCTTCACTGTAACCTACTTGAACCGTCAGTATGACGGTGCCAACCCAGTGTTTGATGATGTCACTCGCAAAGATGATGAGTGGAAAGCCTTCTTGGCCTATGAGTACCCAGGCATCTTTTACTCAGACAACCTCTCATTGGTTGCTTTCGGTGGTATCAACAACAGCACTTCAAACATCGAGTTCTATGACTCCAAAGATTGGATTACGTCTGTTGGTCTAAACTGGGAGTTCTAA
- a CDS encoding thiol:disulfide interchange protein DsbA/DsbL codes for MKKIIALFATLLVSLSVSAAQFQEGTHYKVLELEKSSKPVVTEFFSFYCPHCNSFEPIIAQLKKKIPADAKFQKNHVSFMGGNMGMSMSKAYATMIALKVEDKMVPVMFRRIHDLNQPPRNDEELRQIFLDEGVDAKKFDSAFKGFAVDSMVRRFDKQFKDSGLSGVPAVVVNNKYLVESGSIQSLDEYFELVNFLLKK; via the coding sequence ATGAAAAAAATCATCGCACTTTTTGCGACGCTACTCGTCAGCCTAAGCGTCAGTGCCGCACAGTTCCAAGAAGGCACACACTATAAAGTGTTGGAGCTAGAAAAGTCATCTAAGCCCGTCGTCACCGAGTTCTTCTCATTCTATTGCCCACACTGTAATAGCTTTGAGCCTATCATTGCTCAGTTGAAGAAAAAGATCCCTGCTGACGCGAAATTCCAAAAGAACCACGTCTCTTTTATGGGTGGTAACATGGGTATGTCAATGAGCAAGGCTTACGCGACCATGATTGCACTTAAAGTCGAAGACAAGATGGTACCGGTGATGTTCCGCCGTATCCATGACCTAAACCAACCACCAAGAAACGATGAAGAGCTTCGCCAGATCTTCCTTGATGAGGGTGTTGATGCGAAGAAATTCGACTCAGCATTCAAAGGTTTTGCTGTCGATTCAATGGTGCGCCGCTTTGACAAGCAGTTCAAAGACAGTGGCTTATCTGGTGTTCCAGCGGTAGTAGTAAACAACAAATATCTAGTGGAATCTGGAAGTATCCAGTCTCTGGATGAGTATTTTGAGCTGGTTAACTTCCTACTGAAGAAGTAA
- a CDS encoding serine/threonine protein kinase, which translates to MTDTAFNFDALTPDFMWYALESIGVRAESGLLPLNSYENRVYQFTDEERRRYVVKFYRPQRWTHAQIQEEHDFAHELLEHEVPVSAPLIINGQSIHEYQGYLFTLFASEGGRQFEVDNLEQIEWVGRFLGRIHKVGASKPFEHRPTIGLDEYLYQPRTLLQNSSFIPAHLENAFFSDLDMLINQIEAHWQPTETIRLHGDCHPGNILWRDGPMFVDLDDARNGPAVQDLWMLLNGDRQDKLMQLDVLLEGYQEFSDLPSSQLKLIEPLRGLRMVHYMAWLAKRWHDPAFPLAFPWFNDAKYWEGQVLGFKEQIAALNEKPLSLQPQW; encoded by the coding sequence ATGACAGATACTGCGTTCAACTTCGATGCCCTGACACCCGATTTCATGTGGTACGCCCTTGAAAGTATTGGAGTCAGAGCCGAATCCGGTCTACTTCCCCTCAATAGCTATGAAAACCGTGTGTATCAGTTCACTGATGAAGAACGCCGACGCTATGTGGTGAAGTTTTATCGCCCTCAACGCTGGACACACGCACAGATTCAAGAAGAGCACGATTTCGCTCATGAACTACTGGAACATGAAGTGCCAGTCTCTGCACCACTCATTATCAACGGACAGTCGATTCATGAGTATCAAGGCTACCTATTTACCTTGTTTGCTAGCGAAGGCGGAAGGCAATTCGAGGTCGATAACCTTGAGCAGATTGAATGGGTGGGACGCTTCCTTGGTCGTATTCATAAAGTCGGTGCAAGCAAGCCATTTGAGCACCGCCCTACCATAGGTCTGGATGAGTATCTGTATCAGCCTCGTACCCTGCTGCAAAACTCGAGCTTTATCCCAGCGCATTTAGAGAACGCCTTCTTTAGTGATTTGGACATGCTTATTAATCAGATTGAAGCGCATTGGCAACCCACTGAGACCATTAGGCTGCATGGCGATTGTCACCCAGGCAACATTCTATGGCGTGATGGTCCAATGTTCGTCGATCTCGACGACGCGCGTAACGGACCTGCGGTTCAGGACCTGTGGATGCTGCTCAATGGTGACCGTCAGGACAAACTGATGCAACTCGACGTGTTATTGGAGGGGTATCAAGAATTCAGCGACTTACCTAGCAGTCAATTGAAACTTATTGAGCCTTTACGCGGTCTACGTATGGTGCACTACATGGCATGGCTAGCCAAGCGCTGGCATGATCCTGCGTTTCCGCTCGCGTTTCCTTGGTTCAACGACGCCAAATATTGGGAAGGCCAGGTACTGGGGTTTAAGGAGCAAATTGCCGCTCTTAACGAAAAGCCACTTTCATTGCAGCCGCAGTGGTGA
- a CDS encoding TrkH family potassium uptake protein — MVNARPVSFVIGLVLSKLALFMYVPTLVAFFTGTDGFLDFGLAVIITHVAAFLCLSIGRTKHFKLGVRDMFLITSLVWTIASAFAALPFVFINHISFTDAYFETMSGITTTGSTVLSGLDNMAPSILLWRSILQWLGGIGFIVMAVAVLPMLNVGGMRLFQTESSDWSDKSSPRAKTVAKNIVVVYLVLTGLCLLGYLATGMNLFDAINHSFTTLSTGGYSTSDGSMNHFSQGSHWVGTVFMFLGGLPFLLFVAALSKRDPRVLLNDAQVRGFGYLFLVSSTVVALWLFIEDGYALSDAFRVSMFNIVSVVTTTGFGLEDFTAWGPLPSVVFAFMMMVGACSGSTSGGIKIFRFQIAVTLLHKQMMKLIHPSGVFVQRYNQRPVNDDIVRSVVAFGLMFFVTIIVLAGALSAMGLDPVTSISGAITAVANVGPGMGSIIGPTGNFAPLPDAAKWLLSFGMLMGRLEILTLIVLFFPAFWRR, encoded by the coding sequence ATGGTTAACGCCCGCCCGGTCTCGTTCGTTATAGGGTTAGTACTCTCTAAACTCGCCCTGTTCATGTACGTACCGACATTGGTCGCCTTCTTTACGGGTACTGATGGCTTCCTCGATTTTGGTCTAGCGGTCATCATCACCCATGTTGCGGCATTCTTGTGTCTATCTATAGGCCGAACCAAACACTTTAAGCTTGGTGTTCGAGATATGTTCTTGATCACCAGTTTAGTGTGGACCATTGCCAGCGCTTTCGCGGCGCTGCCCTTCGTATTCATCAACCACATCAGCTTTACCGATGCCTACTTCGAAACTATGTCAGGTATCACGACAACAGGCTCTACCGTACTCAGTGGCCTAGACAATATGGCACCGAGTATTTTGTTGTGGCGATCCATCTTGCAATGGCTTGGCGGCATTGGTTTTATCGTTATGGCGGTGGCGGTGCTCCCCATGCTCAACGTGGGTGGTATGAGGCTGTTCCAAACCGAGTCCTCCGATTGGTCAGATAAGAGCAGTCCACGCGCCAAGACCGTCGCGAAAAACATCGTTGTGGTGTACCTAGTGCTAACTGGGCTGTGTCTGCTCGGCTATCTCGCCACTGGAATGAACCTTTTTGATGCCATCAATCACTCCTTTACCACCCTATCCACCGGAGGATACTCAACCTCTGACGGCTCAATGAATCATTTCTCACAGGGCTCACATTGGGTTGGTACCGTGTTTATGTTTTTAGGTGGTCTGCCATTTCTGCTTTTTGTTGCCGCACTGTCTAAGCGAGATCCTAGAGTGCTCTTGAATGATGCACAGGTACGAGGCTTCGGTTATCTATTTCTAGTCTCTAGCACCGTTGTTGCTCTTTGGCTGTTTATTGAAGATGGCTATGCACTCTCCGATGCCTTCCGCGTGTCCATGTTCAATATCGTTTCCGTCGTCACCACCACTGGATTTGGACTGGAAGATTTCACCGCTTGGGGACCTCTCCCATCCGTGGTCTTTGCCTTTATGATGATGGTCGGTGCCTGCTCAGGCTCGACATCCGGTGGTATCAAAATCTTTCGCTTTCAGATAGCGGTGACTCTGCTTCACAAGCAGATGATGAAGCTTATCCATCCTTCAGGCGTGTTTGTTCAGCGATACAACCAAAGGCCAGTAAACGACGACATCGTCCGCTCGGTTGTCGCCTTTGGTTTAATGTTCTTCGTGACCATTATCGTGCTGGCGGGTGCACTTAGTGCCATGGGATTGGATCCAGTGACTAGTATCTCTGGCGCAATAACGGCCGTTGCCAACGTAGGCCCAGGAATGGGATCGATAATTGGCCCAACAGGAAACTTTGCCCCTCTACCGGATGCCGCTAAGTGGTTACTCAGCTTTGGCATGCTGATGGGACGCCTAGAAATCCTGACCCTTATCGTACTATTCTTTCCTGCGTTTTGGCGCCGCTAA
- the ccoG gene encoding cytochrome c oxidase accessory protein CcoG, whose protein sequence is MSQDKIDVKDVTPKTFNPKTHKGNGDRFNPSNRIYVRESKGTFQKLRRYGGWFLLVLFAIIPWIPYGERQAVLLDIGNQQFNFFGTTLYPQDLTLLALLFMVAAFGLFFITTFLGRVWCGYLCPQTVWTFMYIWFEEKLEGSANKRRKQDSGKLTGNLIARKGLKHAAWIAIALATGFTFTGYFVPIGPLVSDFFTFNASFWPVFWVVFFAACTYANAGWMRSIMCIHMCPYARFQSAMFDKDTFIVGYDTKRGEKRGPRSRKADPKQLGLGDCIDCDLCVQVCPTGIDIRDGLQYECINCGACIDACDKTMDRMGYDKGLISYTTEHRLSGKHTKVMRPKLLGYGAVLLVMVGLFFAQVSAVDPAGLSVLRDRNQLFRVNSDGLVENTYTLKVINKTQQEQQYTLSVSGLEGATWYGRQTITVEPGEVYNLPMSLGANPDELSSPVSTIQFILSDSNDFSVQVESRFIKKL, encoded by the coding sequence ATGAGTCAGGATAAAATCGACGTAAAGGATGTAACACCCAAAACGTTCAACCCCAAAACCCACAAAGGCAACGGCGACAGATTCAACCCAAGTAATCGAATCTATGTACGCGAGAGCAAAGGTACCTTTCAAAAACTCAGACGCTACGGTGGCTGGTTCTTACTCGTACTCTTTGCCATCATTCCATGGATACCCTACGGCGAGAGACAAGCGGTACTGCTTGATATCGGTAATCAGCAGTTTAACTTCTTTGGTACCACCCTTTATCCGCAAGATCTCACTCTACTCGCTCTGCTATTTATGGTCGCGGCCTTTGGTCTGTTCTTTATCACCACCTTTCTAGGTCGTGTCTGGTGTGGTTACTTGTGCCCACAAACCGTGTGGACCTTTATGTACATCTGGTTTGAAGAAAAACTGGAAGGCAGCGCGAACAAACGCCGCAAGCAAGATAGCGGAAAACTCACCGGCAACCTTATTGCTCGCAAAGGTCTCAAACATGCCGCTTGGATTGCGATTGCACTCGCTACCGGCTTTACCTTTACCGGCTATTTTGTACCCATTGGTCCACTGGTCAGCGATTTCTTCACCTTCAATGCCAGCTTTTGGCCTGTGTTCTGGGTTGTGTTCTTCGCTGCATGTACCTATGCCAATGCAGGATGGATGCGCTCTATCATGTGTATCCACATGTGCCCGTATGCACGCTTCCAGTCTGCAATGTTCGACAAAGACACCTTTATCGTCGGTTACGATACCAAGCGCGGTGAAAAGCGCGGACCTCGCTCTCGCAAAGCCGATCCCAAGCAGCTTGGCTTAGGCGACTGTATCGACTGCGATCTGTGCGTACAAGTTTGTCCAACGGGTATCGATATTCGCGATGGTCTGCAATACGAATGTATCAACTGCGGCGCCTGTATCGACGCTTGTGACAAGACCATGGACCGCATGGGCTACGACAAAGGGCTGATTAGCTACACCACTGAACATCGACTCTCAGGTAAACACACCAAAGTCATGCGACCAAAACTGCTCGGCTATGGCGCGGTATTGCTGGTCATGGTGGGACTGTTCTTTGCGCAAGTATCCGCGGTAGACCCGGCAGGCTTGAGTGTACTTCGCGACCGTAACCAACTGTTCCGCGTCAACAGTGACGGTTTGGTCGAGAACACCTACACCTTAAAGGTCATCAACAAAACCCAGCAAGAGCAGCAATACACCTTGAGCGTCTCTGGTTTAGAAGGGGCAACCTGGTATGGCAGACAAACCATCACCGTTGAGCCTGGCGAGGTGTACAACCTGCCGATGAGTCTAGGTGCAAATCCTGATGAGCTAAGTTCACCTGTCTCGACAATTCAGTTTATACTGAGCGACAGTAATGACTTCTCCGTACAAGTGGAGAGTCGATTTATCAAAAAGCTCTAG